The DNA sequence CTGGCCGGCAACGGGAAGGCCGCCCTCATGTCCATGCAGATGTGGGCCGAGGACGTGAACAAGAAGGGCGGCCTCCTGGGCCGGCCTGTGGAGCTGGTGTACTACGACGACCAGACGAAGCCGGCGGCCGTCCCCGGCATCTACACGAAGCTCCTGGACGTGGACAAGGTGAACTTCGTCGTTTCCGGTTACGGGACCAACGTGATCGCCCCGCTCATGCCCATCGCCGTCGAGCGCAATCTCCTGCTCATGGGCCTCTTCGGGATGGCGAACAACGAGAAGACCAAGTACAAGAACTACTTCCAGATCATGCCGTCGGGACCGGAGCCTGCGCTGGGCTGGTCCCAGGGCTTCTTCGAGGTGGCGGCCAAGCAGCAGCCCAAGCCGCAGACCATCGCGCTGGTGGGCGCCGACGCCGAGTACCCGCACAACGCGCTGGCCGGGGCCCGGGAGCATGTCAAGCACTACGGCTTCAAGGTAGTCTACGATGGCAAGTACCCGCCTTCCACGGTGGACTACACGCCCATCGTCCGCGCCATCAAGGCCACCAACCCCGACCTCGTCTACGTGGCCTCCTACCCGCCTGACACCGCCGGCATCATCCAGGCGGTGCACGAGGTGGGGCTGCCGGTGAAGATGTTCGGCGGCGGGATGGTGGGGCTGCAGTTCGCCGCGCTCCAGACCAAGCTCGGCCCGAAGCTGAACGGCGTGATGAACTACGAGTTCT is a window from the Candidatus Rokuibacteriota bacterium genome containing:
- a CDS encoding amino acid ABC transporter substrate-binding protein — encoded protein: MALGAAWAPAAQAADPIKIGFGMALTGALAGNGKAALMSMQMWAEDVNKKGGLLGRPVELVYYDDQTKPAAVPGIYTKLLDVDKVNFVVSGYGTNVIAPLMPIAVERNLLLMGLFGMANNEKTKYKNYFQIMPSGPEPALGWSQGFFEVAAKQQPKPQTIALVGADAEYPHNALAGAREHVKHYGFKVVYDGKYPPSTVDYTPIVRAIKATNPDLVYVASYPPDTAGIIQAVHEVGLPVKMFGGGMVGLQFAALQTKLGPKLNGVMNYEFYVPEPTLSFPGINEFLARYQAQAEKAGVDPLGHYIPPFAYAYVQVLGQAVEATKSVDQKKVADYIRANEFNTIVGKVRFAPNGEWAKSRVLMVQFQNVKGSDVAQFKKAGTRVVLYPEESKSGTLIYPFSKVLK